One Panthera leo isolate Ple1 chromosome B1, P.leo_Ple1_pat1.1, whole genome shotgun sequence DNA window includes the following coding sequences:
- the PPP1R3B gene encoding protein phosphatase 1 regulatory subunit 3B isoform X1 — MCTSALMSCTRVLACSSNPMMAVDIECRYSCMAPSLRRERFAFKTSPKPSKPLRPCIQLSSKDEAGGVVAPTVQEKKVKKRVSFADNQGLALTMVKVFSEFDDPLDIPFNITELLDNIVSLTTAESESFVLDFSQPSADYLDFRNRLQTDHVCLENCVLKDRAIAGTVKVQNLAFEKTVKIRMTFDTWKSFTDFPCWYVKDTYAGSDRDTFSFDISLPEKVQSYERIEFAVCFECRGQTYWDSNKGKNYRIIRAELKSSQGTAEPQNGPDFGISFDQFGSPRCSYGLFPEWPSYLGYEKLGPYY, encoded by the exons ATGTGTACTTCGGCACTTATGAGCTGTACTAG GGTTCTAGCCTGTTCCTCTAACCCAATGATGGCTGTGGACATAGAGTGCAGGTACAGCTGCATGGCCCCTTCCTTGCGCAGAGAGAGGTTCGCCTTCAAGACTTCGCCAAAGCCAAGCAAACCACTGAGGCCTTGCATTCAGCTGAGCAGCAAGGATGAAGCCGGCGGAGTGGTGGCCCCCACCGTGCAGGAGAAAAAGGTGAAAAAGCGGGTGTCCTTCGCAGACAACCAAGGGCTGGCCCTGACAATGGTCAAAGTGTTCTCGGAATTCGATGACCCGTTAGATATTCCGTTTAACATCACTGAGCTCCTAGACAACATTGTGAGTCTGACGACAGCAGAGAGCGAGAGCTTTGTTCTGGATTTTTCACAGCCTTCCGCAGATTACTTAGACTTTAGAAATCGGCTTCAGACCGACCACGTATGCCTTGAAAACTGTGTGCTGAAAGACAGAGCGATTGCTGGCACAGTGAAAGTGCAGAACCTGGCGTTTGAGAAGACGGTGAAAATACGGATGACATTTGACACTTGGAAAAGCTTCACAGACTTTCCCTGTTGGTATGTGAAGGACACTTACGCTGGTTCAGACAGGGACACGTTCTCCTTTGACATTAGCTTACCTGAGAAGGTTCAGTCTTACGAGAGAATAGAGTTTGCTGTGTGCTTTGAGTGCCGCGGACAGACTTACTGGGAcagcaacaaaggcaaaaactATAGGATCATCCGGGCTGAACTGAAGTCCTCTCAGGGAACAGCCGAGCCACAGAACGGACCAGATTTTGGAATATCCTTTGACCAGTTTGGAAGCCCTCGGTGTTCCTACGGTCTGTTTCCAGAGTGGCCTAGTTATTTAGGATACGAAAAGCTAGGGCCCTACTACTAG
- the PPP1R3B gene encoding protein phosphatase 1 regulatory subunit 3B isoform X2, whose product MMAVDIECRYSCMAPSLRRERFAFKTSPKPSKPLRPCIQLSSKDEAGGVVAPTVQEKKVKKRVSFADNQGLALTMVKVFSEFDDPLDIPFNITELLDNIVSLTTAESESFVLDFSQPSADYLDFRNRLQTDHVCLENCVLKDRAIAGTVKVQNLAFEKTVKIRMTFDTWKSFTDFPCWYVKDTYAGSDRDTFSFDISLPEKVQSYERIEFAVCFECRGQTYWDSNKGKNYRIIRAELKSSQGTAEPQNGPDFGISFDQFGSPRCSYGLFPEWPSYLGYEKLGPYY is encoded by the coding sequence ATGATGGCTGTGGACATAGAGTGCAGGTACAGCTGCATGGCCCCTTCCTTGCGCAGAGAGAGGTTCGCCTTCAAGACTTCGCCAAAGCCAAGCAAACCACTGAGGCCTTGCATTCAGCTGAGCAGCAAGGATGAAGCCGGCGGAGTGGTGGCCCCCACCGTGCAGGAGAAAAAGGTGAAAAAGCGGGTGTCCTTCGCAGACAACCAAGGGCTGGCCCTGACAATGGTCAAAGTGTTCTCGGAATTCGATGACCCGTTAGATATTCCGTTTAACATCACTGAGCTCCTAGACAACATTGTGAGTCTGACGACAGCAGAGAGCGAGAGCTTTGTTCTGGATTTTTCACAGCCTTCCGCAGATTACTTAGACTTTAGAAATCGGCTTCAGACCGACCACGTATGCCTTGAAAACTGTGTGCTGAAAGACAGAGCGATTGCTGGCACAGTGAAAGTGCAGAACCTGGCGTTTGAGAAGACGGTGAAAATACGGATGACATTTGACACTTGGAAAAGCTTCACAGACTTTCCCTGTTGGTATGTGAAGGACACTTACGCTGGTTCAGACAGGGACACGTTCTCCTTTGACATTAGCTTACCTGAGAAGGTTCAGTCTTACGAGAGAATAGAGTTTGCTGTGTGCTTTGAGTGCCGCGGACAGACTTACTGGGAcagcaacaaaggcaaaaactATAGGATCATCCGGGCTGAACTGAAGTCCTCTCAGGGAACAGCCGAGCCACAGAACGGACCAGATTTTGGAATATCCTTTGACCAGTTTGGAAGCCCTCGGTGTTCCTACGGTCTGTTTCCAGAGTGGCCTAGTTATTTAGGATACGAAAAGCTAGGGCCCTACTACTAG